In one Salvelinus sp. IW2-2015 linkage group LG26, ASM291031v2, whole genome shotgun sequence genomic region, the following are encoded:
- the LOC111952478 gene encoding ADP-ribosylation factor-like protein 1: MGGFFSSLFSGLFGTREMRILILGLDGAGKTTILYRLQVGEVVTTIPTIGFNVETVTYKNLKFQVWDLGGQTSIRPYWRCYYSNTDAVIYVVDSSDRDRMGISKSELVAMLEEEELKKAILVVFANKQDMEQAMTPTEVANSLGLPALKDRKWQIFKTSATKGTGLDEAMEWLVESLKSGQ, from the exons ATGG GTGGGTTCTTCTCCAGTCTTTTTTCTGGCCTGTTTGGCACCAGGGAAATGAGGATACTGATCCTGGGGTTGGATGGAGCTGGGAAAACCACAATCCTTTACAGACTTCAAGTTGGGGAGGTCGTCACCACTATTCCCA CCATTGGTTTCAACGTGGAAACAGTGACATACAAGAATCTGAAGTTCCAGGTGTGGGATCTTGGAGGGCAGACCAGTATTAG gcCTTACTGGCGCTGCTACTACTCCAACACTGATGCTGTTATCTATGTAGTGGACAGCAGTGACAGGGACAGGATGGGAATCTCCAAGTCTGAACTGGTGGCTATGCTTGAG GAGGAGGAGCTGAAGAAGGCTATACTGGTGGTGTTTGCCAACAAGCAAGACATGGAGCAGGCCATGACTCCCACTGAGGTCGCCAATTCCCTGGGCCTGCCAGCACTCAAAGACAGAAAGTGGCAGATCTTCAAGACCTCCGCCACCAAGGGAACAGGGTTGGACGAGGCCATGGAATG GCTGGTGGAGTCTCTCAAGAGCGGACAGTAA